In a genomic window of Chryseobacterium sp. G0162:
- a CDS encoding low molecular weight phosphatase family protein, whose amino-acid sequence MYKNLVETINNVTTFQNISEERKNILRPLIDFVQQKVNNSQEISINFICTHNSRRSHLSQVWAQVAAAHYVIPKVHCYSGGTEETALFPKVAEALTHQGLSIFKIADTDNPVYAIKYSDNSLPIVGFSKKYDSPFNPVSAFAAIMTCSQADGGCPFIAGAEKRIPITFEDPKISDNTPEQSKVYADRSLQIATEMFYVFSMIKM is encoded by the coding sequence ATGTATAAGAATTTAGTTGAAACAATAAACAATGTTACTACTTTTCAAAACATCAGTGAAGAACGCAAAAATATATTACGACCACTGATAGATTTTGTACAGCAAAAAGTAAACAATAGTCAGGAAATAAGTATCAACTTCATTTGTACCCACAATTCCCGAAGAAGCCATTTATCGCAGGTTTGGGCACAGGTAGCAGCAGCACACTATGTTATCCCAAAGGTACATTGTTATTCGGGTGGTACAGAAGAAACGGCATTATTCCCGAAAGTGGCAGAAGCATTGACACATCAGGGATTAAGTATTTTCAAAATAGCAGATACCGACAATCCTGTATATGCCATAAAGTATAGTGATAATTCTTTGCCGATTGTTGGTTTCTCCAAAAAATATGATAGCCCTTTCAATCCTGTATCAGCGTTTGCAGCTATTATGACCTGTTCACAGGCAGACGGCGGATGCCCTTTTATTGCAGGAGCAGAAAAGAGAATACCTATCACATTTGAAGACCCTAAAATTTCAGACAATACACCGGAACAATCAAAGGTCTATGCTGATAGAAGTTTACAGATAGCAACGGAAATGTTCTATGTTTTTTCAATGATTAAAATGTAG
- a CDS encoding ArsR/SmtB family transcription factor → MGVTKTEIYTEQQNRLATSLKALAHPARIAILQYIIKQNACICNDLVEELGLAQATISQHLKELKNIGIIKGNIEGTSVCYCIDENVWQQIKKELNTFFVDDIGIDKCC, encoded by the coding sequence ATGGGAGTTACAAAAACTGAAATATACACGGAACAGCAGAACCGTTTAGCAACTTCGCTAAAGGCATTGGCTCATCCTGCACGCATAGCTATCCTGCAATATATCATTAAACAAAATGCCTGTATTTGTAATGACTTGGTAGAGGAATTGGGATTGGCACAAGCTACCATTTCGCAGCATTTGAAAGAACTAAAAAACATTGGTATTATCAAAGGAAATATAGAGGGAACCAGTGTATGCTACTGCATTGATGAAAATGTCTGGCAGCAGATTAAGAAGGAACTCAATACTTTCTTTGTTGACGATATAGGTATTGATAAATGTTGCTAA
- the arsB gene encoding ACR3 family arsenite efflux transporter, translating into MQPKLKFLDRFLTLWIFLAMLLGVGLGYFFPDISTVTNSLSIGTTNIPLAIGLILMMYPPLAKVDYSLLPMAFKDKKVMSVSLLLNWIISPILMFVLAIIFLRDEPDYMIGLILIGLARCIAMVIVWNDLAKGNREYAALLIALNSIFQLAFYSFYVWLFINVLSQKLGLGNFNIAVPMQDVAESVFIYLGIPFITGFLSRYFIIKLKGKEWFNRKFIPAVSTLTLYALLFTIVLMFSLKGDKILELPMDVVKVAIPLVIYFVLTFFISFFISKSLKVPYDKNASIAFTATGNNFELAIAVAIAVFGIHSSQAFVGVIGPLVEVPVLILLVRVSLWFKRKYYS; encoded by the coding sequence ATGCAACCAAAACTAAAATTCCTCGACCGCTTTCTTACCCTATGGATTTTTTTAGCAATGCTTTTGGGTGTTGGCTTGGGATATTTCTTTCCTGATATTTCTACTGTCACAAATTCTTTATCTATAGGAACAACTAATATTCCTTTAGCAATAGGCTTGATTTTAATGATGTATCCACCTTTGGCAAAAGTGGATTACAGTCTATTACCAATGGCTTTTAAAGACAAAAAAGTAATGTCAGTATCATTGCTACTGAATTGGATTATCAGCCCTATTTTAATGTTCGTTTTGGCAATTATTTTTCTACGAGATGAGCCAGACTATATGATTGGTCTAATCTTGATAGGTCTGGCAAGATGCATTGCAATGGTCATTGTCTGGAACGATCTGGCAAAAGGTAACAGAGAGTATGCAGCTCTGCTAATCGCATTAAACAGTATTTTCCAATTGGCGTTCTATAGCTTTTATGTCTGGCTTTTTATTAATGTACTGTCACAAAAACTTGGTTTAGGAAATTTCAATATTGCGGTACCAATGCAAGATGTTGCCGAAAGTGTATTCATTTATTTGGGAATTCCGTTTATTACAGGATTTTTGAGCCGTTACTTCATTATTAAATTAAAAGGAAAGGAATGGTTCAATAGAAAATTCATTCCAGCTGTTTCAACTTTAACATTGTATGCTTTGCTGTTTACCATAGTACTGATGTTCAGTTTGAAGGGCGATAAAATTTTAGAGCTACCAATGGACGTTGTGAAAGTTGCCATCCCATTGGTAATTTACTTTGTTCTTACATTCTTCATCAGCTTTTTCATTAGTAAGTCATTGAAAGTGCCTTACGACAAAAATGCATCGATTGCATTTACAGCAACAGGAAATAATTTTGAGTTAGCTATTGCTGTAGCGATAGCTGTTTTTGGAATTCATTCCTCACAAGCATTTGTTGGTGTGATTGGGCCACTGGTAGAAGTACCAGTTTTAATTTTATTAGTTAGGGTGAGTTTATGGTTCAAAAGAAAATACTATTCTTAA
- a CDS encoding helix-turn-helix domain-containing protein: protein MTTLFIKNMVCNRCIMVVQNELEKLGLTVKNIKLGEVTLDKELAENVKTNLVQALTVLGFELIDDKKSRIIEKIKNIIIDLVHHQDGETKYNLSDVLNSKIHHDYNYLSNLFSEIEGTTIEKYFIAQKIEKVKELLVYDELSLSEIAFRLNYSSVAYLSNQFKKVTGLTPSYFKRIREDKRKPLDKV from the coding sequence ATGACAACACTCTTTATAAAAAATATGGTTTGCAACCGTTGTATTATGGTAGTGCAGAATGAATTGGAGAAGCTTGGATTGACTGTGAAAAATATAAAGCTGGGAGAAGTTACCTTGGATAAAGAATTAGCTGAAAACGTTAAAACCAATTTAGTGCAAGCACTGACTGTATTAGGTTTTGAATTAATAGATGATAAAAAAAGCCGAATTATAGAAAAAATAAAAAATATTATTATTGACCTCGTTCATCATCAGGATGGCGAAACAAAATACAATTTGTCGGATGTTTTAAATAGCAAGATACACCACGACTATAATTATCTCTCTAATTTATTTTCAGAAATTGAAGGCACTACTATCGAAAAATATTTTATTGCCCAAAAAATAGAGAAGGTAAAAGAATTATTGGTATATGATGAACTATCTTTGAGTGAAATTGCTTTCCGTTTAAATTACTCAAGTGTAGCCTATTTAAGCAACCAATTCAAAAAGGTAACAGGACTTACCCCAAGTTATTTCAAGCGAATACGAGAGGATAAAAGAAAACCTTTGGATAAGGTCTAA
- the arsB gene encoding ACR3 family arsenite efflux transporter encodes MQPKLKFLDRYLTLWIFLAMAVGIGLGYIFPGISKITNALSVGTTNIPLAIGLILMMYPPLAKVDYSLLPMAFKDKKVIGISLLLNWVIGTVLMFGLAVLFLRNEPDYMTGLILIGLARCIAMVIVWSDLAKANREYTAMLVALNSIFQIFTYSFLVWLFINVLPAKLVLANFNVSVSMKDVTESVLIYLGIPFLAGFLSRYILVKSKGIEWYNRKFVPKISPITLYALLFTIVLMFSLKGDKIVELPMDVVKVAIPLIIYFILMFFVSFFINKSLKVPYDKNASIAFTATGNNFELAIAVAISVFGIHSPQAFVGVIGPLVEVPVLILLVRASLWLKKKYYDQNAH; translated from the coding sequence ATGCAACCAAAACTAAAATTCTTAGACAGATACCTTACCTTATGGATATTCCTTGCAATGGCAGTAGGTATAGGATTGGGATATATTTTTCCCGGTATTTCAAAAATTACAAATGCGCTATCCGTAGGCACTACAAATATTCCGTTGGCAATAGGTTTAATATTGATGATGTATCCGCCATTAGCAAAGGTTGATTATTCATTATTGCCTATGGCGTTTAAGGATAAAAAAGTAATTGGTATATCCTTATTGCTGAATTGGGTTATCGGTACAGTGCTAATGTTCGGGTTAGCCGTTTTATTTTTAAGGAATGAACCCGATTATATGACAGGTTTGATACTGATAGGTTTGGCAAGATGTATCGCAATGGTAATCGTTTGGAGTGATTTAGCTAAAGCAAACAGAGAATATACAGCTATGTTAGTTGCATTAAACAGTATCTTCCAGATATTTACTTACAGTTTTTTAGTATGGTTATTCATCAACGTATTACCTGCAAAATTAGTATTAGCCAATTTCAATGTAAGCGTATCAATGAAAGATGTTACCGAAAGCGTATTGATATATTTAGGTATTCCTTTCTTGGCAGGTTTTTTAAGCCGATACATCCTTGTAAAATCAAAAGGTATAGAATGGTATAACCGGAAATTTGTACCCAAAATATCGCCCATTACATTGTATGCTTTACTGTTTACTATAGTATTGATGTTCAGTCTGAAAGGCGATAAAATAGTAGAGTTGCCAATGGATGTAGTAAAAGTAGCAATACCGTTAATCATCTATTTTATACTTATGTTTTTCGTGAGCTTCTTTATCAATAAATCTCTTAAAGTTCCTTACGATAAAAACGCATCCATCGCATTTACAGCCACAGGAAACAATTTTGAATTGGCAATAGCCGTAGCAATATCGGTTTTCGGTATTCATTCGCCACAGGCATTTGTGGGCGTTATCGGCCCATTGGTGGAAGTTCCTGTACTGATATTATTGGTACGTGCAAGTTTGTGGCTAAAGAAGAAATATTATGACCAAAATGCTCATTGA
- a CDS encoding DUF6428 family protein, whose amino-acid sequence MKLSKIKEILPTLEHVEFQLENGTFVPEHFHVTEVGQINKIFIDCGGVIRNEKVVNFQLWNADDYEHRLKPTKLLNIIKLSEEKLGMEDAEIEVEYQIDTIGKYDLDFNGKTFVLKSKTTACLAQDACGIPVEKQKIKLSALNNASCTPNSGCC is encoded by the coding sequence ATGAAACTATCAAAAATCAAAGAAATCTTACCAACATTAGAGCATGTTGAATTTCAATTAGAGAACGGAACGTTTGTTCCCGAACATTTCCACGTTACCGAAGTTGGGCAAATCAATAAAATTTTTATTGATTGTGGTGGTGTAATCCGCAATGAAAAAGTTGTCAATTTCCAATTATGGAATGCTGACGATTACGAACATAGATTGAAGCCAACCAAACTATTAAATATCATCAAACTATCCGAAGAAAAATTAGGTATGGAAGATGCCGAAATTGAAGTAGAATATCAAATTGATACTATCGGGAAATATGATTTGGATTTCAACGGAAAAACATTCGTACTGAAAAGTAAAACAACAGCTTGTCTTGCTCAGGATGCTTGCGGTATTCCTGTCGAAAAGCAAAAAATAAAATTATCAGCGTTGAATAATGCTTCCTGCACACCTAATTCAGGATGTTGTTAA